From the genome of Rhodospirillaceae bacterium:
CCTGACCCGAAGCAGTTATGCGATTATATCATGAGATGCGACTGAGCCACTTGACATAACTAGAATTCTAGTTATATAGTTTTATAGTTGCTAATTAGAGATGAACCATGGATGAAATACTAGCATCAGAAACGCTCTCGGCCTTGGGCAATGCTAAACGGCTGCAAGTCTTCCGCCTTCTGGTTCAAGCTGGTCATGATGGTTTGACTGTTGGCGAGATACAGTCGCAGCTTGGCATTCCAGCTTCCACACTGGCTCATCATCTTTCCGCGCTGGTCAAAACAGATTTGGTCTTGCAGGACAAGCATGGCCGCGAAGTGGTCTGCACAGCCAAATACGAAACGCTGGACTTGGTCTTTACCTTCGTGAAAGACCAATGCTGTGTCGGAGTCGAGCCTTTGGGTCAAGTGGGCTAAGAATTATCAGCTTATAGCATAGAGTTTTCTTACTTCAATATAACTATAAAACTAGGGAAATAGGGTCATGTCCATGCAACAATCCACACAAGTTTTACGATGGCATTCAAAGGTCAATGTTGATAAAGCCTGGCTTGCGTCGATCGGCATTTTTGGCCTTATCGCAATGGTTGTCCCGGAACAATTTTTGCCAAGTGTCGAGTTTGTATCGGATGCGGTTGTAGAAATTATCCCGTTTTTATTGATGGCAGTTGCTTTCGCCGCATATGCAGGGGCCAGCGGTGCAGATAATTTAATCGCCAAGGCCTTTTCAGGTCACATCCTACTCGCTATCCCTCTCGCGGCTGTGTTCGGAGCGTTTTCACCATTTTGTTCGTGTGGCGTTATTCCCTTAATCGCTGCGTTGTTGTCTATGGGCGTTCCACTCGCACCTGTGATGGCATTTTGGCTGGCTTCACCGTTAATGGATCCAACCATGTTTATGATCACAACGGGCGAGTTGGGCAGCCAATTTGCAATCGCCAAAACCTTGGCTGCTCTGAGTGTTGGTCTGTTAGGCGGATTTGGAACTTTGGCATTAAACTCTACATCTGTGCTTTCAAATCCGCTGCGTGAAGGTGTTGGCAATGGCGGTTGCGGTGGATCGCGGGTGAGATTGCAGAAGGAAATCTATTGGACCTTTTGGACCATTGGCGAACGTCGCGTAAAGTTCATAACTGAAGCCATTAAATCGGGTACGTTTCTCATAAAATGGTTGGTGTTGGCCTATCTGTTGGAAAGTTTGATGCTTGCCTATGTTCCCTCCAATTGGATTTCTGAATTGGCCGGCGACGGTGGCGTGTTATCCATTTTCACAGCAAGCCTTATTGGTGTGCCCGCTTATCTGAACGGCTATGCCGCCGTTCCATTAGTTGCTGGATTGATAAACAGTGGCATGGCTCCAGGCGCTGGCATGGCCTTTTTAATTGCGGGCGGCGTGACCAGCCTGCCTGCAGCTATTGCGGTGTTTGCTCTTGCACGGCCTCCGGTGTTTGTCCTTTATATTGCTTTTTCATTGGGCGGCGCAGTGGCATCGGGGCTACTGTTTCAGTACTGGACTGTCCTTTAAGAAAACTCGATGGGAGTGTTTGCGGATGTGAAAGCATATGACGGCTCCTGAACCAGAGCGGAAGTTTTATTTATTTGAGTAAGCCCAGCGTCCTCAGCGTAACACATGCACCGAGCAGGGCGCGTGCCGCACGATTCGCGCTGCAGTTGAGCCCAGGAAATAGTCCTTTAGTTCCCGTTTATGTGATCCCACGATGGTGCAGTCTGCGCCAATTTTTGTTGTATGATCGGCAATCGGCTCGGCCAGCGCTGCTTTTGTCATATTCATACCGTCTGGCACCAACACTAAGCTACGGACAGGGATCGAAAGAAATTGAGCGAATTCCGCCTTACTCAGTTTTCTGCGGTTTTATTCGGTAACAGTGTACGACAGCGTCCAAATAACTCATTGATTAATAACAGTGTTTACTTTTCTTGTCCCTTGCGTGAACCGTTACCGGTAAAAAAGTTCAACCAAAAACATAGGAATAGCAGGAATATATGTAACCATCATCAAGACCGTAAACAGTACGCCAATAAAGTAGATATTGACCTTGCTGACTTCCCAGATATCCGCCTTCGCAACGGAGCACGCGGTGACAAGAACACTCGCGACAGGCGGGGTTTGCTGGCCGATGCCGAGATTCAATGTAACGATCAATCCAAAATGGACCGGGTCAATCCCGACCAGATGAATCAGTGGCATGACAATCGGAACGACGAGGATGATTGCTGCTGCCGAATGAAGAAACAGTCCCACAACAAGAAAGAAGACGTTGAGCAGTCCCAAGACCACGTACTTGTTTTGGGTAAAGCTGATGATGCTTTCAGCAATGGTTTGGGGCACTTTCTCTTCGGTGAGAAAATGGCTGACCAAGACCGAAGCGGCAACAAGCAGCATAACAACAGCTGTCTGAACGCCGCCTTCGACCATTGCTTCCTTGAGATGCTTGAGATCAAGCTCTCGGTAAACGATTCCAATTACCAAAGATGCCATAACCGCGAGCCCGGCACCTTCGGTAGCTGTCACGAACCCACCAAAAATACCGCCCAAGATGATGATCGGCAGGGTAAACGCGAGCAATGCGTCTTTAAATGTTTCCCACAGACGACTTAAACGAAAGACTTCTTCAACTGGGTAATTATGACGCCGCGCGAACCAATAGCTCAGCCCCATCATTCCAAACCCGCCCAAGATACCGGGAATAATGCCGGCAACAAATAATTGCACGACCGAGCTTTGAGACATGACGGCGTAGAGGATCATCGGGATGGAGGGTGGAATGATGACCGCGAGTGTCGCGGACGACGAGGTAACTGCTGTTGCAAAAGGGGTGGGATACCCTTTTTCCTTCATGGCTGGAATGAGAATGGAGCCAAGGGCCGCAACATCGGCAACGGCGGACCCTGAAATCTCTGCAAAAAACATAGACGCCCCGATGGTCACCATGGAGAGCCCGCCCTTGATAAAGCCAAGCAGGGCAGA
Proteins encoded in this window:
- a CDS encoding universal stress protein; this translates as MNMTKAALAEPIADHTTKIGADCTIVGSHKRELKDYFLGSTAARIVRHAPCSVHVLR
- a CDS encoding permease produces the protein MSMQQSTQVLRWHSKVNVDKAWLASIGIFGLIAMVVPEQFLPSVEFVSDAVVEIIPFLLMAVAFAAYAGASGADNLIAKAFSGHILLAIPLAAVFGAFSPFCSCGVIPLIAALLSMGVPLAPVMAFWLASPLMDPTMFMITTGELGSQFAIAKTLAALSVGLLGGFGTLALNSTSVLSNPLREGVGNGGCGGSRVRLQKEIYWTFWTIGERRVKFITEAIKSGTFLIKWLVLAYLLESLMLAYVPSNWISELAGDGGVLSIFTASLIGVPAYLNGYAAVPLVAGLINSGMAPGAGMAFLIAGGVTSLPAAIAVFALARPPVFVLYIAFSLGGAVASGLLFQYWTVL
- a CDS encoding helix-turn-helix transcriptional regulator encodes the protein MDEILASETLSALGNAKRLQVFRLLVQAGHDGLTVGEIQSQLGIPASTLAHHLSALVKTDLVLQDKHGREVVCTAKYETLDLVFTFVKDQCCVGVEPLGQVG
- a CDS encoding TRAP transporter large permease, whose translation is MVILFMFIGLLFLVLINVPIAIALGVVTTLAMYATQGAEILPNLALIMMDGATNFPLIAIPLFILAGAIMNASGISRRLIAFASALLGFIKGGLSMVTIGASMFFAEISGSAVADVAALGSILIPAMKEKGYPTPFATAVTSSSATLAVIIPPSIPMILYAVMSQSSVVQLFVAGIIPGILGGFGMMGLSYWFARRHNYPVEEVFRLSRLWETFKDALLAFTLPIIILGGIFGGFVTATEGAGLAVMASLVIGIVYRELDLKHLKEAMVEGGVQTAVVMLLVAASVLVSHFLTEEKVPQTIAESIISFTQNKYVVLGLLNVFFLVVGLFLHSAAAIILVVPIVMPLIHLVGIDPVHFGLIVTLNLGIGQQTPPVASVLVTACSVAKADIWEVSKVNIYFIGVLFTVLMMVTYIPAIPMFLVELFYR